Proteins from one Candidatus Desulfovibrio trichonymphae genomic window:
- a CDS encoding 3-phosphoshikimate 1-carboxyvinyltransferase, whose protein sequence is MDHQHSQKPRRILRDVVSNIDRDILRLLVRRHNLITRMYNSKGFLDASEEKFLRASWEAAVSRVSHDPRLSGHLFALMQDAEFLPRPDAHTDDDGEKKATESRPAFNLAPAQKPVRLVMRAPLSCRATRACLMLAAASGAPAHFAPCLMNDPVIDCVKVLNQAGAALTRKDDGVSAREAAPLGVPDRTLHVGDSAWNLYMLLGHYLGRPSRAKFTGEISLKLADLSAVRRFLSVMNARLVHVIPKSSGLPIRLECTGILPEIVALPADVPSELGEGILLAAPLYAAPFVLDLVRHPQRQLMLDRTLPLLLAAGADIAVEGSRVSVAPGPLRPPGQSALPMEPELALFLLALPLALAGEVRLEGRWSQQPQALAGLRLLESFGLDLLRMEDAICARPAARAVNVRLAELPRDFPSEWTPLPVALAACAALQNGKAALPALPPEADPAIATEMLSFLNAVGLETADGGNLCKKTQLALTPWNTPTPLWALALALAACVRPHIKLGNPGIVTDLYPAFWALYNALPAPAAKAAGARPAADERVRRRVTTDIAAHIPKPDDERIE, encoded by the coding sequence ATGGACCATCAGCACAGCCAGAAACCCCGGCGCATCCTGCGGGATGTGGTCAGCAACATCGACCGGGACATTCTGAGACTTCTCGTGCGGCGTCATAATCTGATCACGCGCATGTACAACAGCAAGGGTTTTCTGGATGCGTCCGAAGAGAAATTTCTCCGCGCGTCATGGGAGGCCGCCGTCTCCAGAGTCAGTCATGATCCCCGTCTTTCCGGTCATTTGTTTGCCCTTATGCAGGACGCGGAGTTTTTGCCGAGACCTGACGCGCATACGGACGACGATGGCGAGAAAAAAGCAACAGAATCCCGCCCGGCCTTTAATCTGGCCCCGGCGCAGAAACCGGTGCGGCTCGTCATGCGCGCGCCGCTTTCCTGCCGCGCCACGCGGGCCTGTCTTATGCTGGCCGCCGCTTCAGGCGCCCCTGCGCATTTCGCTCCTTGCCTCATGAACGATCCTGTCATTGACTGCGTCAAAGTACTCAACCAGGCGGGTGCCGCCCTGACCAGAAAGGATGACGGCGTGTCCGCCCGCGAAGCCGCGCCTCTCGGCGTGCCTGACAGAACCCTGCATGTGGGCGACAGCGCCTGGAATCTGTACATGCTGCTGGGGCATTATCTGGGACGCCCCTCACGCGCCAAATTCACGGGAGAAATTTCCCTCAAGCTGGCGGACCTCTCCGCTGTCAGACGGTTTCTGTCCGTTATGAACGCGCGTTTGGTGCATGTGATCCCCAAAAGCAGCGGTCTGCCGATACGTCTGGAATGCACGGGCATTTTGCCTGAGATCGTCGCCCTGCCTGCGGATGTTCCGTCGGAACTCGGTGAAGGCATTCTGCTGGCCGCGCCGCTGTATGCCGCGCCGTTCGTTCTTGATCTCGTCCGGCACCCGCAGCGACAATTGATGCTGGACAGAACCCTGCCCCTTCTGCTCGCGGCGGGAGCGGACATTGCGGTGGAAGGCAGCCGTGTCAGCGTGGCGCCCGGTCCCCTGCGTCCGCCGGGACAATCGGCGCTGCCGATGGAACCGGAGCTCGCTCTCTTTTTGCTGGCTCTTCCACTGGCACTGGCCGGAGAGGTTCGCCTTGAAGGCCGTTGGTCCCAGCAGCCGCAGGCTCTTGCCGGTCTGCGCCTGCTGGAGTCGTTCGGGCTTGACCTCCTGCGGATGGAAGACGCGATCTGCGCTAGGCCCGCCGCGCGCGCGGTGAATGTCCGTCTTGCTGAACTGCCGCGCGATTTTCCTTCGGAATGGACGCCGCTGCCGGTGGCGCTCGCCGCCTGCGCTGCATTGCAAAACGGAAAAGCCGCGCTGCCAGCCCTCCCCCCTGAGGCTGACCCGGCAATTGCGACCGAAATGCTGAGCTTCCTGAATGCCGTTGGCCTGGAGACCGCCGACGGAGGCAATTTGTGCAAAAAAACACAACTCGCCTTAACTCCCTGGAATACCCCCACGCCGCTCTGGGCGCTGGCGCTTGCCCTCGCGGCCTGCGTACGCCCGCATATCAAGCTGGGCAATCCCGGCATTGTTACCGACCTTTATCCCGCCTTCTGGGCTCTGTATAACGCCCTGCCGGCACCGGCGGCAAAAGCGGCGGGCGCACGGCCGGCGGCCGACGAGCGGGTTCGACGACGGGTGACGACAGACATTGCGGCGCATATTCCGAAACCGGATGATGAAAGGATCGAATGA
- a CDS encoding PEP/pyruvate-binding domain-containing protein codes for MSKKAAANPAQAKAKNNVSEDVQTKLVLTGADIVNLGPEAELLVGGKNYNTTLISQIEGIQAPHFRALSSLAFHRLLDETKVNGRVVRSTVDKEYSRIDWNDPEINQDSDFLQKFVRQMGKQSRDAAKADGDQPHTKLRTFINNIVDGFATSPEGIDQLRKRSVIVQAAVLSVELPKVVGEAVREAYKAICKENNDDMTPVAVRSSAAGEDSRKKAFAGLQDTYLNMVGADRVVEAYHRDCASAYNLRSMTYRREAILDALAKAEESGDESIAETAKKEWSIENTSLSVCMMQMINPVVSGTAFSADTATGCRGTSRNDLVSIDASYGLGEAVVGGKVTPDKLYVFQRDDGSEVVIRQMGCKSMKIVYDEKGGTKEVPVPPLEALRWSLSLSQAESVARGVRAVSKAYGGMIMDTEFCLDANDTLWFVQARPETRWNEDFELHPTTIFMRRREVDVRAAEKAELIVEGNGASRGAGQGIVRFLRSALELNKISKGDVLTAERTDPDMVPGMRVASAIMADVGGDTSHAAITSRELGIAAVIGIQRLDVLRALDGAEVTVDGTSGRIYRGLLPLHQVGDEMEVAKLPLTKTKVGLVLADVGQALFLSRLRNYPQFEVGLLRAEFMLGNISIHPQALEAFDNGELAGVVQTKIKELEEHLSKVLREQMAAGLIVLDFNLREYVGEITGLSAEMTALANMEQKSAHHEDVLLQHRKMREIEHKIDQHLEAASRRMEVLKTSPDLEDHVRIIMGYDDELALLPAGDTEAAKRAAEIKASVAVHVQRIKDLPIIVELLRNIQRLREEVSLRAGLKKEMDDVRNLPDKICAVIKSRGFRTGKEHYVQTLSQNLALFAMAFYGKPITYRTTDFKSNEYRNLLGGNLFEHHEDNPMLGYRGVARNIHDWEIEAFKLARGMYGGTNLRLMLPFVRTLEEARSMRAYLEQVHKLKSGQDDLKIVLMSELPSNAILAKQFLAEFDGFSIGSNDMTQMVLAADRDNARLARIYDEEDPAVIWAILVNIFAGQKYGKKIGFCGQGVSNSLILRGLVAIAGITSASVVPDTYYQTVFDIAAVEAENIPTSHLGNWLVQQHHKNLALLMEKAGYGHILKKYTEPQDIQEWYEGELLRRHEQLREHLDTPKEAFYRAELQNFRSTFHKPVIYATWHWDNTVLDALHQAGFSTFEEQAKALETSRESNT; via the coding sequence ATGTCCAAAAAAGCAGCAGCCAACCCCGCACAGGCAAAGGCTAAAAACAATGTTTCTGAAGATGTTCAGACAAAACTCGTTCTGACCGGCGCGGATATTGTAAATCTTGGACCGGAGGCAGAACTTCTTGTCGGCGGCAAAAATTACAATACCACTCTTATCAGTCAAATTGAGGGTATTCAGGCACCGCATTTTCGTGCTCTCTCCTCACTGGCTTTTCATCGCCTGCTGGACGAAACAAAGGTAAACGGCAGAGTAGTACGTTCCACAGTTGACAAGGAATACAGCCGTATTGACTGGAATGATCCGGAGATTAATCAGGACTCTGACTTTTTACAAAAATTTGTACGTCAGATGGGCAAACAGAGCCGTGACGCGGCAAAAGCCGACGGTGATCAGCCGCACACAAAATTACGAACTTTTATCAATAATATTGTTGATGGATTTGCCACCTCACCAGAAGGAATAGACCAACTGCGCAAACGTTCAGTGATCGTACAGGCGGCGGTATTGTCAGTTGAGTTGCCGAAAGTGGTGGGTGAAGCCGTACGCGAAGCCTACAAGGCCATTTGTAAAGAAAACAATGACGACATGACGCCGGTAGCGGTGCGCTCCTCCGCGGCCGGCGAGGACTCCCGAAAAAAAGCTTTTGCCGGTTTGCAGGATACATATTTAAATATGGTTGGGGCCGACCGGGTTGTTGAGGCGTATCATCGGGACTGTGCTTCAGCGTATAATCTCCGTTCAATGACATACAGGCGTGAAGCCATTCTGGACGCCTTGGCAAAAGCGGAAGAATCCGGCGATGAATCTATAGCCGAAACGGCAAAAAAAGAGTGGTCCATTGAAAATACATCACTTTCCGTTTGCATGATGCAAATGATCAATCCCGTCGTTTCAGGCACGGCCTTCTCAGCTGACACGGCTACAGGCTGTCGCGGCACCAGCCGTAATGATCTTGTCAGCATTGACGCCAGTTATGGTCTTGGTGAAGCTGTGGTGGGCGGCAAGGTGACCCCGGATAAACTCTATGTTTTTCAGCGAGATGACGGCAGCGAAGTGGTGATTCGCCAGATGGGCTGCAAGAGCATGAAAATTGTCTATGATGAAAAGGGCGGCACGAAAGAAGTGCCTGTTCCGCCGCTGGAAGCGTTGCGTTGGTCTCTTTCGTTAAGTCAGGCGGAATCTGTCGCCAGGGGTGTACGCGCTGTCAGCAAGGCTTATGGCGGCATGATTATGGATACGGAATTTTGCCTGGACGCAAATGATACACTCTGGTTTGTGCAGGCCAGACCTGAAACCCGCTGGAATGAAGATTTCGAACTTCATCCGACAACAATTTTTATGCGTCGACGTGAAGTTGATGTAAGAGCTGCTGAAAAAGCTGAACTTATCGTAGAAGGTAACGGTGCTTCTCGTGGTGCGGGGCAGGGCATTGTGCGTTTTTTGCGTTCTGCTTTGGAGTTGAACAAAATCTCCAAGGGAGACGTGCTGACAGCCGAACGGACCGACCCTGATATGGTGCCGGGCATGCGCGTTGCGTCGGCAATTATGGCGGATGTCGGCGGCGATACAAGTCATGCGGCGATAACGTCACGTGAACTTGGCATAGCGGCGGTTATCGGCATTCAGCGTTTGGACGTGCTGCGCGCGCTTGATGGCGCGGAGGTTACCGTTGATGGCACGAGCGGCAGGATATATCGTGGGCTTTTGCCGCTGCATCAGGTCGGCGACGAGATGGAAGTAGCCAAGCTGCCTTTGACAAAGACAAAGGTGGGTCTCGTCCTCGCTGACGTGGGACAGGCTCTTTTCCTGTCGCGTCTGCGCAACTATCCCCAGTTTGAAGTGGGACTATTGCGGGCCGAGTTCATGTTGGGCAATATCAGTATTCACCCACAAGCTCTTGAAGCATTTGACAATGGAGAGCTTGCCGGCGTTGTTCAGACAAAAATCAAGGAACTGGAAGAGCATCTTTCGAAAGTGTTGCGTGAACAAATGGCGGCGGGGCTGATTGTCTTGGATTTTAACCTACGTGAATATGTGGGTGAAATAACAGGCTTGTCTGCTGAAATGACTGCTCTGGCCAATATGGAGCAAAAAAGTGCGCACCATGAAGATGTACTGTTGCAGCACCGCAAAATGCGTGAGATAGAGCATAAGATTGACCAGCACCTTGAGGCGGCTTCACGCAGGATGGAAGTGCTTAAGACCTCACCGGATCTGGAAGATCATGTCCGGATTATTATGGGTTATGATGACGAACTCGCCCTACTGCCCGCTGGCGATACCGAGGCAGCCAAACGGGCTGCTGAAATTAAAGCAAGTGTTGCCGTGCATGTGCAGCGAATAAAAGACCTGCCCATCATAGTCGAATTGTTGAGAAATATTCAACGACTACGTGAAGAAGTGAGCTTGCGGGCCGGCCTGAAAAAAGAGATGGATGATGTCCGCAACTTGCCGGATAAAATTTGCGCTGTTATAAAATCACGCGGTTTCCGTACCGGCAAAGAGCATTATGTGCAAACCCTGTCTCAAAATTTGGCACTTTTTGCCATGGCTTTTTACGGCAAGCCCATCACGTACCGTACAACAGATTTTAAGAGCAATGAATACAGAAATTTGTTGGGCGGCAATCTTTTTGAACATCATGAAGACAATCCCATGCTGGGATACCGTGGCGTAGCACGCAATATACATGATTGGGAAATTGAGGCTTTTAAGCTGGCGCGTGGAATGTATGGGGGAACGAACCTGCGCCTGATGCTGCCGTTTGTGCGCACCTTGGAAGAGGCACGTTCCATGCGTGCATATCTGGAACAGGTGCATAAACTTAAAAGTGGTCAGGATGATCTAAAAATCGTTCTTATGTCTGAGCTGCCTTCAAATGCCATACTGGCAAAGCAGTTTCTAGCTGAGTTTGATGGTTTTTCCATCGGCTCTAACGACATGACACAGATGGTTCTTGCTGCGGACAGAGACAATGCTCGACTTGCACGCATTTATGATGAAGAAGATCCGGCAGTTATCTGGGCCATATTGGTAAATATTTTTGCAGGTCAGAAATATGGCAAAAAAATTGGTTTTTGCGGACAAGGTGTTTCAAACAGTCTTATTTTGCGTGGCCTTGTCGCTATCGCAGGCATTACTTCGGCTTCTGTCGTACCTGATACTTATTATCAAACGGTTTTTGACATTGCGGCGGTGGAAGCAGAAAACATCCCCACGTCACACTTGGGGAACTGGCTTGTCCAGCAGCACCACAAGAATCTCGCCCTTCTTATGGAAAAAGCCGGCTATGGTCATATCCTGAAAAAATATACTGAGCCACAGGATATTCAGGAGTGGTATGAAGGCGAATTGCTGCGGAGACATGAGCAATTGCGTGAACATTTGGATACGCCAAAGGAAGCTTTTTATCGAGCGGAATTGCAAAATTTTCGTTCAACCTTCCATAAGCCTGTCATCTACGCTACCTGGCATTGGGACAACACAGTCCTGGACGCATTGCACCAGGCGGGATTCAGTACTTTTGAAGAGCAGGCAAAGGCATTGGAAACCTCCCGTGAATCAAACACATGA